One genomic region from Streptomyces sp. Li-HN-5-11 encodes:
- a CDS encoding sensor histidine kinase, whose protein sequence is MGEQRVRGGGPPWGRWHGPGWWNPAEEPAAAARRPWLSTAAFTAFVVIGSHFAARDHGRREPLDGYAVALLLVASGLLLWRKRHPVFVAYGTAATTLAYFAAGYPYGPVFLAVAVSCFSAVVAGHRRAAWGSVGLLFAGHALIVLWLYRWLPPPGDTSSSWGQQLVIATWVVAVLAVSELARVRREQWAKERAERAQAARRRADAERLRIARELHDVLAHSISVINVQAGVGLALLDTDPEQARTALTTIKAASKEALGEVRQVLDTLRTPGAAPRAPAPGLDRLPELVEQAASAGLTVEIDGQAPRLPPGTDLAAFRIVQEALTNVVRHSGSRHARVRLDHDRDALRLRVDDDGPATGADAGGSGNGLAGMRERAAALGGSIDAGPRPDGGWRVRAVLPLTTKEENR, encoded by the coding sequence ATGGGAGAGCAGCGCGTACGCGGGGGCGGCCCGCCGTGGGGACGGTGGCACGGGCCCGGGTGGTGGAACCCCGCCGAGGAACCGGCGGCGGCCGCCCGCCGGCCCTGGCTCTCCACCGCGGCGTTCACCGCCTTCGTGGTCATCGGCTCCCACTTCGCCGCCCGCGACCACGGCCGCCGGGAACCGCTCGACGGGTACGCCGTCGCGCTCCTGCTCGTGGCCTCGGGGCTGCTTCTGTGGCGCAAGCGGCATCCGGTGTTCGTGGCGTACGGCACGGCCGCGACGACCTTGGCCTACTTCGCCGCCGGATACCCGTACGGACCGGTGTTCCTGGCCGTCGCCGTCAGCTGCTTCAGCGCCGTCGTCGCGGGCCACCGGCGTGCGGCCTGGGGTTCCGTGGGGCTGCTCTTCGCCGGACACGCGCTGATCGTGCTCTGGCTCTACCGCTGGCTGCCGCCGCCCGGGGACACCTCGTCCTCCTGGGGGCAGCAGCTCGTCATCGCCACCTGGGTGGTGGCCGTCCTCGCCGTCTCGGAACTGGCCCGCGTCCGTCGCGAGCAGTGGGCGAAGGAGCGCGCCGAACGGGCCCAGGCGGCCCGGCGGCGCGCCGACGCCGAACGGCTGCGGATCGCCCGGGAACTGCACGACGTCCTCGCCCACAGCATCTCCGTCATCAACGTGCAGGCGGGCGTCGGTCTCGCGCTGCTCGACACGGACCCGGAACAGGCGCGCACCGCGCTCACCACCATCAAGGCGGCCAGCAAGGAGGCGCTGGGGGAGGTGCGCCAGGTGCTCGACACCCTGCGCACCCCGGGCGCCGCCCCGCGCGCCCCGGCACCCGGCCTGGACCGGCTGCCCGAACTGGTGGAGCAGGCGGCGAGCGCCGGCCTCACCGTGGAGATCGACGGCCAGGCGCCCCGGCTGCCGCCCGGCACGGATCTCGCCGCCTTCCGGATCGTCCAGGAGGCGCTCACCAACGTTGTACGTCACTCGGGCTCCCGGCACGCGCGCGTGCGTCTCGACCACGACCGCGACGCCCTGCGGCTGCGCGTCGACGACGACGGACCGGCGACCGGGGCGGACGCGGGCGGCAGCGGCAACGGCCTGGCCGGAATGCGGGAGAGGGCCGCCGCGCTCGGTGGGAGCATCGACGCGGGCCCGCGTCCCGACGGTGGCTGGCGGGTGCGTGCCGTACTGCCGCTGACGACCAAGGAGGAGAACCGGTGA
- a CDS encoding LacI family DNA-binding transcriptional regulator has protein sequence MGPDGPEQRVPVPAGGARRGGSGVPGGRRKQRVSMADVAKLAGVSSQTVSRVSNGRPGVIGSTREQVLAAMRELGYRPNSAARALRYGQFNTIGVILFSLSSTGNSRTVEAIATHAAAEGYAITLIPIDVPTQDNVLGAFTRMGELAVDAVIVIMEIHLLDTGTVQLPPGVHVVVVDSDAGDRYSVVDTDQADGARKAVQHLLGLGHRTVWHVTGPEESFAGQRRTQAWRAVLEEAGRPVPPALHGDWSAESGYAAGLALAEEPGCTAVFAANDQMALGLLRAFHERGLAVPADISVVGFDDIPDAAFFVPPLTTVHQDFAEVGRRCVQNVLRQIRTRGGSQPGTDLVPTSLAIRHSTAPPRQGSQPGSVEGRRRRGR, from the coding sequence ATGGGCCCGGACGGTCCCGAGCAGCGGGTGCCCGTGCCTGCGGGCGGTGCCCGGCGAGGCGGCTCCGGCGTGCCCGGCGGACGCCGCAAGCAGCGTGTCTCCATGGCCGACGTCGCCAAGCTCGCGGGCGTCTCGTCCCAGACGGTCTCGCGCGTCTCCAATGGCCGTCCCGGGGTGATCGGCTCGACCCGGGAGCAGGTCCTCGCAGCCATGCGGGAGCTGGGCTACCGGCCCAACAGCGCCGCGCGGGCCCTGCGCTACGGCCAGTTCAACACCATCGGCGTGATCCTCTTCAGCCTCTCCTCGACGGGCAACAGCCGCACGGTGGAGGCGATCGCCACGCACGCCGCGGCCGAAGGGTACGCGATCACCCTGATCCCCATCGACGTCCCGACCCAGGACAACGTCCTGGGTGCCTTTACCCGGATGGGCGAGCTGGCCGTCGACGCCGTCATCGTCATCATGGAGATCCATCTGCTCGACACGGGCACCGTGCAGTTGCCGCCCGGGGTACACGTGGTCGTCGTGGACTCCGACGCCGGGGACCGCTACAGCGTGGTCGACACGGACCAGGCCGACGGCGCCCGCAAGGCCGTCCAGCACCTGCTCGGCCTGGGCCACCGGACCGTGTGGCACGTGACCGGCCCCGAGGAGTCCTTCGCCGGCCAGCGCCGCACCCAGGCCTGGCGGGCCGTCCTTGAGGAGGCCGGACGCCCGGTGCCGCCGGCGCTGCACGGCGACTGGTCGGCCGAGTCCGGCTACGCGGCCGGTCTCGCGCTCGCCGAGGAACCCGGCTGCACCGCCGTGTTCGCCGCCAACGACCAGATGGCCCTGGGCCTGCTGCGCGCCTTCCACGAACGCGGCCTGGCCGTCCCGGCCGACATCAGCGTCGTCGGCTTCGACGACATCCCGGACGCCGCCTTCTTCGTCCCGCCCCTGACCACCGTCCACCAGGACTTCGCCGAGGTGGGCCGCCGCTGCGTCCAGAACGTCCTCCGGCAGATCCGCACCCGCGGCGGCTCACAGCCCGGGACCGACCTCGTCCCGACCAGTCTGGCGATCAGGCACAGCACCGCCCCGCCACGGCAGGGCTCGCAGCCCGGGTCCGTGGAGGGGCGACGCCGCCGAGGCCGCTGA
- a CDS encoding TetR/AcrR family transcriptional regulator, with translation MSTAQGARARARMEITAAIKDEARRQLAAEGAARLSLRAVARALGMVSSALYRYFPSRDDLLTALIIDAYDSLGQAAETAHEAAADASPLRRWTVVCGAVRDWALAHPHEYALIYGSPVPGYTAPETTVPAAARVGLVLIGIVRDAHEQGGLNPPPLPAELRGEAERMAADLAPGLPPEAVAALVAVWAQLFGLVGFELFGQFHRVVEEREPFFRHAVARLAEEVGLRP, from the coding sequence ATGAGCACCGCACAAGGCGCCCGTGCCCGGGCCAGAATGGAGATCACCGCCGCGATCAAGGACGAGGCGCGCAGACAGCTCGCGGCCGAGGGCGCGGCCAGACTCTCGCTGCGCGCCGTGGCCCGCGCACTCGGCATGGTCTCCTCGGCGCTGTACCGGTACTTCCCGAGCCGCGACGACCTGCTCACAGCGCTGATCATCGACGCCTACGACTCCCTGGGCCAGGCCGCCGAGACCGCGCACGAGGCGGCGGCCGACGCCTCACCGCTCAGGCGCTGGACCGTCGTGTGCGGGGCTGTGCGCGACTGGGCCCTCGCGCACCCGCACGAGTACGCCCTCATCTACGGCTCCCCGGTGCCCGGCTACACCGCGCCCGAGACGACCGTCCCCGCCGCCGCCCGTGTCGGCCTCGTCCTCATCGGCATCGTCCGGGACGCCCACGAGCAGGGCGGCCTGAACCCGCCCCCGCTCCCCGCCGAACTGCGGGGCGAGGCCGAGCGGATGGCCGCCGACCTCGCGCCCGGACTGCCTCCCGAGGCGGTGGCCGCGCTCGTCGCCGTCTGGGCGCAGCTGTTCGGGCTGGTCGGGTTCGAGCTGTTCGGGCAGTTCCACCGGGTGGTGGAGGAACGGGAACCCTTCTTCCGGCATGCGGTGGCCCGGCTCGCGGAGGAGGTGGGCCTTCGGCCCTGA
- a CDS encoding maleylpyruvate isomerase family mycothiol-dependent enzyme has translation METEDFLRALDHEGRLLAAAAEEAGTDAKVPVCPGWQVRDLLRHTGAVHRWAAAFVAEAHPSPRPIGDGPDLDGPELLAWYRDSHRRLVETLAEAPADVECWTFHPAPLPSPSSLAFWTRRQAHETAVHRFDAESARGGTPTAVGTEFAVDGIDELLRGFHARPRSRVRTPEPRVLSVRATDAGAGAVWTVRLSDAPPVTVRDASLAADAELAGQAGQLYLALWNRLPVPIVTGAPALAALWRETSAIV, from the coding sequence ATGGAGACTGAGGATTTCCTTCGCGCACTGGACCATGAGGGCCGTCTGCTGGCCGCGGCCGCCGAGGAGGCGGGGACCGACGCCAAGGTGCCGGTCTGCCCGGGATGGCAGGTGCGGGACCTGCTGCGGCACACGGGCGCGGTGCACCGGTGGGCAGCCGCCTTCGTCGCCGAGGCGCATCCCTCACCGCGGCCCATCGGCGACGGGCCGGACCTCGACGGCCCCGAGCTCCTGGCCTGGTACCGGGACAGCCACCGGCGGCTCGTGGAGACCCTGGCCGAAGCGCCGGCCGACGTGGAGTGCTGGACGTTCCACCCCGCGCCCCTGCCGTCGCCCTCGTCCCTGGCCTTCTGGACCCGGCGGCAGGCGCATGAGACGGCTGTCCACCGGTTCGACGCCGAGTCGGCGCGCGGCGGCACCCCGACCGCGGTCGGCACGGAGTTCGCCGTGGACGGCATCGACGAGTTGCTGCGCGGCTTCCACGCCCGGCCCAGGAGCCGGGTGCGCACCCCGGAGCCACGCGTCCTGAGCGTACGGGCCACCGACGCGGGGGCCGGCGCGGTGTGGACGGTGCGGCTGTCGGACGCGCCACCGGTCACGGTCCGGGACGCGTCCCTGGCCGCGGACGCTGAACTCGCCGGGCAGGCGGGGCAGTTGTACCTGGCGCTGTGGAACCGGCTGCCGGTGCCGATCGTGACGGGTGCCCCCGCGCTCGCCGCGCTGTGGCGGGAGACGTCGGCGATCGTCTGA
- a CDS encoding DUF6332 family protein, whose product MEQYEGRRGRADRDARTVEIGYALFSAAFGAAVVFGAVAGPALLFDLPRVVRAVLLPTGLVLAPVLFVARVVHVLVRFRQGGQPSQPGRTRPDS is encoded by the coding sequence ATGGAGCAGTACGAGGGGCGGCGCGGTCGGGCCGATCGGGACGCGAGGACCGTTGAGATCGGGTACGCGCTGTTCAGCGCGGCGTTCGGGGCGGCGGTGGTGTTCGGGGCGGTGGCAGGTCCGGCGCTGCTGTTCGACCTGCCGCGCGTCGTCCGCGCGGTACTGCTCCCTACGGGCCTGGTGCTCGCGCCGGTCCTCTTCGTCGCCCGGGTCGTGCACGTTCTGGTGCGGTTCCGGCAAGGCGGTCAGCCCAGCCAGCCCGGTCGTACCAGGCCGGACTCGTAG
- a CDS encoding nitroreductase family deazaflavin-dependent oxidoreductase, which produces MSAHVQKPGWFTVNVFNRAVAWMARRGISIWGSRVLAVRGRKSGEWRTTPVNLLTVDGQQYLVAPRGHVQWTHNMRAAGGGELRLGGRTETFTATEVADDDKAPLLRAYLKRWKAEVGVFFNGVGPDSPDDELRRIAPDHPVFRITVTN; this is translated from the coding sequence ATGTCCGCACACGTCCAGAAGCCCGGCTGGTTCACCGTCAACGTCTTCAACCGCGCCGTGGCCTGGATGGCTCGCCGCGGCATCAGCATCTGGGGCTCGCGGGTCCTGGCGGTCCGCGGCCGCAAGAGCGGCGAATGGCGGACCACCCCTGTGAACCTGCTGACGGTCGACGGACAGCAGTACCTGGTCGCTCCGCGCGGCCACGTCCAGTGGACGCACAACATGCGCGCGGCGGGCGGCGGCGAGCTGCGCCTGGGCGGGCGCACCGAGACGTTCACCGCCACCGAGGTCGCCGACGACGACAAGGCGCCGCTGCTGCGCGCCTACCTCAAGCGCTGGAAGGCCGAGGTGGGCGTGTTCTTCAACGGCGTGGGCCCCGACTCCCCCGACGACGAGCTGCGCCGGATCGCCCCCGACCACCCGGTCTTCCGCATCACGGTCACGAACTGA
- a CDS encoding response regulator transcription factor — MIRVLLADDQSLVRAGFRALLDAQPDIEVAGEAADGEEALRAVRELRPDVVLMDIRMPSLDGLAATRRITADADLKDVKVVMLTTFELDEYVFEAIRSGASGFLVKDTEPDELLRAVRAVVGGDALLSPGVTRRLIAEFAARSKEPATAGTLARLTEREREVMALVGIGLSNEEIARRLVVSPLTAKTHVSRTMVKLGARDRAQLVVLAYESGLVRPGWLG, encoded by the coding sequence GTGATCCGCGTACTGCTCGCCGACGACCAGTCACTCGTACGGGCCGGGTTCAGGGCGCTGCTCGACGCGCAGCCGGACATCGAGGTCGCCGGCGAGGCGGCCGACGGCGAGGAGGCCCTGCGCGCGGTGCGCGAGTTGCGCCCCGACGTGGTGCTGATGGACATCCGCATGCCGTCCCTGGACGGCCTGGCCGCGACCCGCCGCATCACCGCCGACGCGGACCTGAAGGACGTCAAGGTGGTCATGCTCACCACCTTCGAGCTCGACGAGTACGTCTTCGAGGCGATCCGCTCGGGCGCCTCCGGATTCCTGGTCAAGGACACCGAACCCGACGAACTGCTGCGCGCGGTAAGGGCCGTGGTCGGCGGCGACGCGCTGTTGTCGCCCGGGGTGACCCGGCGGCTGATCGCCGAGTTCGCCGCCCGCTCCAAGGAACCCGCGACCGCCGGCACCCTGGCCCGGCTCACCGAACGCGAACGCGAGGTGATGGCCCTGGTCGGCATCGGCCTGTCCAACGAGGAGATCGCCCGCCGCCTGGTGGTCAGCCCGCTGACCGCCAAGACCCACGTCAGCCGCACCATGGTGAAACTCGGCGCCCGCGACCGGGCCCAACTGGTCGTCCTGGCCTACGAGTCCGGCCTGGTACGACCGGGCTGGCTGGGCTGA
- a CDS encoding geranylgeranyl reductase family protein: MSSENSSADDVRRVWDVVVVGAGPAGASAAYAAAVAGRRVLLLEKAELPRYKTCGGGIIGPSRDCLPPGFELPLKDRVHAVTFSSNGRFARTRRSKQMLFGLVNRPEFDQQLVEHAQKAGAELRTGVTVSRVEQHGSAVPDRRTVAVVLQGGETVLARAVVGADGSASRIGAHVGVKTDQVDLGLEAEIPVPETVAEDWRGRVLIDWGPMPGSYGWVFPKGDTLTVGVISARGEGAATKRYLEDFVARLGLAGFEPSISSGHLTRCRADDSPLSRGRVLVCGDAAGLLEPWTREGISFALRSGRLAGEWAVRIAEAHDAVDARRQALNYAFAIKAGLGVEMAVGKRMLAVFERRPGLFHAVLTGFRPAWRAFKDITQGSTSLGELVRTHPMAQRALTALDRRPAMPVEDADKEDTVSS; the protein is encoded by the coding sequence GTGAGCAGCGAGAACTCATCGGCGGACGACGTGCGGCGGGTGTGGGACGTCGTCGTGGTGGGCGCGGGACCCGCGGGGGCCTCGGCCGCCTACGCGGCGGCGGTCGCGGGGCGGCGCGTGCTGCTGCTGGAGAAGGCGGAGCTGCCGCGGTACAAGACGTGCGGAGGTGGCATCATCGGCCCCTCGCGCGACTGTCTGCCGCCCGGCTTCGAGCTCCCGCTCAAGGACCGGGTGCACGCGGTGACCTTCTCGAGCAACGGCCGCTTCGCCCGCACCCGCCGCTCCAAGCAGATGCTGTTCGGCCTGGTCAACCGGCCCGAGTTCGACCAGCAGCTCGTCGAGCACGCCCAGAAGGCGGGTGCGGAGCTGCGTACGGGTGTCACGGTCTCGCGGGTCGAGCAGCACGGCTCGGCGGTGCCCGACCGGCGCACGGTCGCCGTGGTGCTCCAGGGCGGCGAGACGGTGCTCGCGCGGGCGGTGGTCGGGGCCGACGGCAGCGCCAGCCGCATAGGAGCCCACGTCGGGGTGAAGACGGACCAGGTCGACCTCGGCCTGGAGGCGGAGATCCCGGTGCCCGAGACCGTCGCCGAGGACTGGCGGGGACGGGTGCTGATCGACTGGGGGCCGATGCCCGGCAGTTACGGCTGGGTGTTTCCCAAGGGGGACACGCTGACGGTCGGCGTGATCTCCGCACGGGGCGAGGGCGCCGCCACCAAGCGGTACCTGGAGGACTTCGTCGCCCGGCTGGGTCTCGCGGGCTTCGAGCCGAGCATCTCCTCCGGCCACCTGACCCGCTGCCGTGCTGACGACTCTCCGCTGTCGCGCGGGCGGGTGCTGGTGTGCGGGGACGCGGCGGGGCTGCTGGAGCCCTGGACGCGTGAGGGCATCTCCTTCGCGCTGCGCTCCGGGCGCCTCGCGGGGGAGTGGGCGGTGCGGATCGCAGAGGCGCACGACGCGGTGGACGCCCGGCGCCAGGCCCTGAACTACGCGTTCGCGATCAAGGCGGGGCTCGGCGTCGAGATGGCCGTCGGCAAGCGGATGCTGGCGGTGTTCGAGCGCCGTCCGGGCCTCTTCCACGCCGTCCTGACCGGCTTCCGCCCCGCGTGGCGGGCCTTCAAGGACATCACGCAGGGCTCCACGTCGCTGGGCGAGCTCGTCCGCACCCACCCCATGGCCCAGCGCGCCCTGACCGCGCTGGACCGGCGACCGGCCATGCCCGTGGAGGACGCGGACAAGGAGGACACGGTCAGTTCGTGA